In Tiliqua scincoides isolate rTilSci1 chromosome 1, rTilSci1.hap2, whole genome shotgun sequence, the following are encoded in one genomic region:
- the DES gene encoding desmin, producing MSQSYSSSQRQSSYRRTFGGAASPSFPRASFGTKGSSASSISSRVYQVSRSAAPPSLSSFRTSYLSPVRSAYQGAGELLDFSLADAMNQEFLQTRTNEKVELQELNDRFANYIEKVRFLEQQNALMVAEVNRLKGKEPTRVAEIYEEELRELRRQVELLTSQRARVDVERDNLLDDLQKLKQRLQDEIHLKEEAENNLAAFRADVDAATLARIDLERRIESLHEEIAFLKKVHEEEIRELQSQLQEQQIQVEMDVSKPDLTAALRDIRAQYESIAAKNISEAEEWYKSKVSDLTQAANKNNDALRQAKQEMMEFRHQIQSYTCEIDALKGTNDSLMRQMREMEERFAGEAGNYQDTIQRLEEEIRHLKDEMARHLREYQDLLNIKMTLDIEIATYRKLLEGEESRIALPVQTYSAINYRETSPEQRSSEVHTKKTVTIKTIETRDGEVVSEAMQQQHEML from the exons ATGAGCCAGTCCTACTCCTCCAGCCAGCGGCAATCCTCCTACCGCCGTACCTTTGGTGGGGCAGCCTCACCCTCCTTCCCGCGTGCCTCCTTTGGCACCAAGGGCTCCTCTGCTAGCTCTATCTCATCTCGGGTCTACCAAGTGTCGCGCAGTGCTGCACCACCCAGCCTATCCAGCTTCCGCACCAGTTACTTATCCCCAGTGCGCTCAGCCTACCAAGGTGCCGGTGAGCTCCTCGACTTCTCCTTAGCTGATGCCATGAACCAGGAGTTTCTACAGACGCGCACCAATGAGAAGGTGGAGCTGCAGGAACTCAATGACCGCTTTGCCAACTACATTGAGAAGGTGCGTTTCCTGGAGCAGCAGAATGCACTCATGGTGGCTGAGGTCAACCGGCTCAAGGGTAAGGAGCCCACACGCGTGGCTGAGATCTACGAAGAAGAGCTGAGGGAGCTGCGGCGCCAGGTGGAATTGCTGACCAGCCAGCGAGCACGAGTGGATGTGGAGAGGGACAATCTGCTGGACGACTTAcagaaactgaagcagag GCTGCAGGATGAGATCCATCTCAAGGAAGAAGCAGAGAACAACTTAGCTGCTTTCCGAGCT GATGTCGATGCAGCTACTCTGGCCCGTATTGACCTGGAAAGGCGTATTGAATCCCTGCATGAGGAAATAGCATTCCTCAAAAAGGTTCATGAAGAG GAAATCCGAGAGCTGCAATCACAGTTGCAAGAGCAGCAAATTCAGGTGGAAATGGATGTTTCCAAACCAGACCTGACAGCAGCACTTCGCGACATCCGTGCCCAGTATGAGAGCATTGCTGCTAAGAACATCTCTGAGGCTGAAGAGTGGTACAAGTCTAAG GTGTCTGACCTGACCCAGGCTGCAAATAAGAACAATGATGCATTGCGCCAAGCCAAGCAGGAGATGATGGAATTTCGGCACCAGATCCAGTCCTACACCTGTGAGATTGATGCACTCAAGGGCACG AATGACTCTTTGATGAGACAGATGAGGGAGATGGAGGAGCGTTTTGCAGGCGAGGCTGGCAACTACCAGGACACAATCCAGAGACTTGAAGAAGAGATCCGACACTTGAAGGACGAAATGGCACGGCACCTGCGCGAGTACCAGGACCTGCTTAATATTAAGATGACTCTTGATATTGAGATTGCCACTTACCGCAaactgctggagggagaagagagcag AATTGCATTGCCCGTCCAAACTTATTCAGCAATCAACTACCGAG AGACCAGCCCAGAGCAGAGAAGCTCTGAGGTCCACACCAAGAAAACAGTGACCATCAAGACCATTGAGACACGTGACGGAGAG GTGGTGAGTGAAGCCATGCAGCAGCAACATGAAATGCTGTAG